A stretch of the uncultured Desulfobacter sp. genome encodes the following:
- the trbB gene encoding P-type conjugative transfer ATPase TrbB, whose amino-acid sequence MSVVLDSLKHNLGPIVTQALDDDNVIEVMLNPDGKLWLDTFDKGMVEVSAIPASSASGILSQVASMLGAVVTKDSPVVEGELPLDGSRFEGLFPPVVANPTFTIRKKAINIFTLDNYVHSGIMSPDQQQIICDAIANKKNILVVGGTGSGKTTLTNAILAELANIAGDERLVIIEDTSELQCLSKNKVMLRTNRNTNMQHLLKATMRLRPDRIVVGEVRGGEALDLLKAWNTGHPGGVCTVHANSCAGGLVRLQQLIAEVVPNPMDDLIQEAVDLVIFIKRTKEGRKIEDIAEIGNDYGFQSETQKLRILK is encoded by the coding sequence ATGAGCGTTGTTTTGGACAGTTTGAAGCATAATTTAGGCCCCATTGTTACCCAGGCCCTGGATGATGATAACGTGATTGAAGTCATGCTCAACCCTGACGGTAAGCTATGGCTCGATACGTTTGACAAGGGAATGGTGGAAGTGTCCGCCATTCCTGCATCATCCGCCTCCGGAATACTGAGCCAGGTTGCGTCCATGCTCGGCGCCGTCGTTACAAAGGATTCTCCCGTTGTTGAAGGCGAGCTGCCCCTGGACGGCAGCCGGTTTGAAGGGTTGTTCCCTCCGGTTGTGGCCAATCCCACCTTCACGATACGCAAAAAGGCGATCAATATATTTACCCTGGATAATTATGTCCATTCCGGGATCATGTCACCGGATCAGCAGCAAATTATCTGCGATGCCATTGCAAACAAGAAAAACATCCTGGTGGTGGGCGGAACGGGTTCCGGCAAAACCACCCTGACCAATGCGATTCTGGCAGAATTGGCAAATATTGCCGGTGATGAACGGCTTGTCATTATCGAAGACACCAGCGAACTGCAATGCCTGTCAAAAAATAAGGTGATGCTGCGCACAAACCGGAACACCAATATGCAGCATCTTCTCAAAGCCACCATGAGGCTTCGCCCGGACAGAATCGTTGTTGGTGAAGTAAGGGGCGGTGAAGCCCTTGACCTGTTAAAGGCGTGGAATACCGGTCACCCGGGTGGGGTGTGCACCGTCCATGCCAATTCCTGTGCCGGGGGACTGGTCCGGCTGCAGCAGCTGATTGCCGAAGTGGTGCCAAATCCCATGGATGATTTAATCCAGGAGGCGGTTGATCTGGTGATTTTTATCAAACGAACCAAAGAAGGCCGAAAAATAGAGGATATCGCCGAAATAGGAAACGATTATGGATTTCAATCGGAAACACAAAAATTAAGGATTTTAAAATGA
- a CDS encoding S26 family signal peptidase: MKYKILLPCSLLFAVCFFVSQYCYINVSSSLPRGLYLKTSRAIAKGSYVVFHPTDSQQALVSKYVKNTPLMKRVAALPGQAYRLPPASHTDSKGRAITPFFPKTGIVPSAQFVVIGDTKYSLDSRYLGFVPQSSIVDTITPLFVF, translated from the coding sequence ATGAAATATAAAATCTTGCTGCCCTGCAGTCTTTTGTTCGCGGTCTGTTTTTTTGTATCTCAATACTGTTATATCAATGTCTCCTCAAGTCTGCCCCGAGGTTTATATTTAAAAACCTCCCGGGCAATTGCCAAAGGCTCTTATGTGGTCTTTCATCCAACTGATTCACAACAGGCTCTTGTATCAAAGTACGTTAAAAATACACCTTTGATGAAACGTGTGGCTGCCTTACCAGGGCAGGCATACCGATTGCCCCCAGCCTCGCATACAGATAGTAAAGGCCGGGCGATTACGCCTTTTTTCCCAAAAACAGGCATCGTGCCTTCTGCGCAATTCGTTGTAATCGGCGACACCAAATACTCGTTGGATAGCCGGTATCTCGGGTTTGTACCTCAATCTTCAATAGTTGATACGATCACACCTCTTTTTGTTTTTTAG